In Lysobacter luteus, a single window of DNA contains:
- a CDS encoding aspartate carbamoyltransferase catalytic subunit, with amino-acid sequence MTPPAVPSSPLRHLLTLEGMPREQLLALLDRAQHHADGHDDRQALAGTAVCTLFFEPSTRTRLSFQLAAQRLGADVLNFDVSTSSTRKGETARDTLRTIEAMGVRGFVIRHQDDGAVAALADAAAPGTALVNAGDGRSAHPTQGLLDMLTLRQAKGGDFSRLKVLIVGDVRHSRVARSDLHALQALGTGGIRVCGPRSLLPDDATLAGCTVSHDLDAALDGVDAVMMLRLQRERMDEGLVTSLDEYHRDYGLDAARLKRAAPDAVVMHPGPINRGIEITDEVADGPQSLVLQQVRNGVAARMAVLETLLRGD; translated from the coding sequence ATGACCCCTCCCGCCGTACCGTCGTCGCCGCTCCGGCACTTGCTGACGCTGGAAGGCATGCCGCGCGAACAGCTGCTCGCGCTGCTGGACCGCGCCCAGCACCATGCCGACGGCCACGACGATCGGCAGGCACTGGCCGGCACGGCGGTCTGCACGCTGTTCTTCGAACCGTCGACGCGGACCCGCCTGAGTTTCCAGCTGGCGGCGCAACGCCTTGGCGCCGACGTGCTGAACTTCGACGTGTCCACCTCGTCCACCCGCAAGGGCGAGACCGCGCGCGACACCCTCCGGACGATCGAGGCGATGGGCGTGCGCGGCTTCGTGATCCGGCACCAGGACGACGGTGCCGTTGCCGCCCTGGCAGATGCCGCCGCGCCGGGTACCGCGCTGGTCAACGCCGGTGACGGTCGCAGCGCGCACCCGACCCAGGGACTGCTCGACATGCTGACGCTACGCCAGGCCAAGGGCGGCGACTTCAGCCGGCTGAAGGTTCTGATTGTCGGCGACGTCAGGCACTCCCGCGTCGCCCGCTCCGACCTGCACGCGCTGCAGGCACTCGGCACCGGCGGGATCCGCGTCTGCGGCCCCCGGTCACTGCTCCCCGACGACGCCACCCTCGCCGGTTGCACCGTGAGCCACGATCTCGACGCCGCGCTCGACGGCGTGGACGCGGTGATGATGCTGCGCCTGCAACGCGAGCGGATGGACGAAGGCCTGGTCACATCGCTCGACGAGTACCACCGCGACTACGGCCTTGATGCTGCCCGCCTGAAACGCGCTGCGCCCGACGCGGTGGTCATGCACCCCGGTCCGATCAACCGCGGCATCGAGATCACCGACGAAGTCGCCGATGGTCCCCAATCGCTGGTGCTGCAGCAGGTCCGCAACGGGGTGGCTGCACGGATGGCGGTGCTCGAGACGTTGCTGCGCGGCGACTAG
- a CDS encoding DNA ligase: MIRTICLLLLCLAFAVAPASPPSPPPLMLATGYKAGVDVSEYWVSEKLDGVRGHWDGQQLWTRGGHLIPAPGWFTKGWPTIAMDGELWLGRGRFEQASTTIRTGGPDDPAWRAMRFMVFALPAHGGRFDARVRAMRSLLAGHPAAWLRPVVQFRVADPATLDARLKALVATGGEGLMLHHRDAHYGAGRSDWLLKYKPYEDAEARVVGHTVGTGKYTGMLGALVVERADGLRFRLGSGFTDAQRTDPPPLGAWVTYRHNGLTSNGVPRFARFVRIRHTMPPADPR; this comes from the coding sequence ATGATCCGTACGATCTGCCTGCTGTTGCTGTGCCTGGCCTTCGCGGTTGCACCGGCCAGCCCACCCTCCCCTCCGCCACTGATGCTCGCCACCGGCTACAAGGCCGGGGTTGACGTAAGCGAGTACTGGGTAAGCGAGAAGCTCGATGGTGTCCGCGGGCACTGGGACGGCCAGCAACTGTGGACGCGTGGCGGCCACCTGATCCCCGCGCCCGGCTGGTTTACCAAGGGCTGGCCCACCATCGCGATGGACGGCGAACTGTGGCTTGGCCGCGGCCGGTTCGAGCAAGCCAGCACAACGATACGCACGGGCGGACCGGACGACCCTGCGTGGCGCGCGATGCGATTCATGGTGTTCGCCCTGCCCGCACATGGCGGACGCTTTGATGCCCGCGTACGCGCGATGCGGTCCTTGCTGGCTGGGCACCCTGCCGCTTGGCTGCGGCCGGTTGTGCAGTTCCGCGTGGCAGATCCGGCGACGCTGGATGCGCGGCTCAAGGCCCTGGTCGCCACCGGTGGCGAGGGATTGATGCTGCACCACCGCGATGCACACTACGGCGCGGGTCGCAGCGACTGGCTGCTCAAGTACAAGCCGTATGAGGATGCGGAGGCGCGGGTGGTCGGGCACACGGTAGGCACCGGCAAGTACACCGGGATGCTCGGCGCACTGGTGGTGGAGCGTGCGGACGGGCTGCGCTTTCGACTCGGCAGCGGTTTCACCGATGCGCAGCGCACCGATCCACCGCCGCTGGGCGCTTGGGTGACGTATCGCCATAACGGCCTGACATCCAACGGGGTACCGCGATTCGCACGTTTCGTCCGGATCCGGCACACAATGCCACCCGCCGACCCGCGGTGA
- a CDS encoding energy transducer TonB produces the protein MAWRLFVLLGTAAVAACATSNGPPGTRANTSMDASRIVGPESPEWDTPPKLLNGKAPIYPISQLLSAKTGTSVIVYTIGTDGRPRDFRIDSTTDERYANHAIIAVQKWVYQPALKDGVPVEATVRQSFDFDVR, from the coding sequence ATGGCCTGGAGATTATTTGTACTGCTCGGCACCGCTGCGGTAGCGGCATGCGCGACCAGCAATGGCCCGCCGGGTACCCGGGCCAATACGAGCATGGACGCGAGCCGCATCGTGGGTCCGGAAAGCCCCGAATGGGACACGCCGCCCAAGCTTCTGAACGGCAAGGCGCCGATCTATCCTATCTCCCAGCTTCTCTCTGCTAAAACAGGGACTTCGGTCATTGTCTACACCATCGGTACCGATGGACGCCCTCGAGACTTCCGCATTGACAGCACTACGGACGAGCGCTATGCCAACCACGCGATCATCGCGGTGCAGAAGTGGGTTTATCAGCCCGCACTGAAGGACGGAGTCCCTGTAGAAGCGACCGTTCGGCAGTCGTTCGACTTTGACGTTCGATAG
- a CDS encoding VOC family protein, producing MSAPARAGIFIYAKDPDRLSGFYQSVLGMVAAHRTDQMIVLRSPDLQLIVHAMPPQVASQVVIASPPQLRDSAAIKFFCTIPSLSGAQESAQALGGQVLPEQWQGPGFVVRNACDPEGNIFQVRESAT from the coding sequence GTGTCCGCACCAGCTCGCGCCGGCATCTTCATCTACGCCAAAGACCCCGATCGCCTTTCTGGCTTCTACCAGTCTGTTCTCGGCATGGTGGCCGCTCATCGTACTGACCAGATGATTGTGCTCCGCTCGCCAGATTTACAGCTCATTGTTCACGCCATGCCTCCGCAAGTTGCCTCGCAGGTTGTAATCGCAAGCCCGCCGCAGCTGCGTGACAGTGCCGCTATCAAGTTCTTCTGCACCATACCTAGCCTTTCCGGCGCTCAAGAATCAGCGCAAGCTTTGGGCGGGCAGGTCCTTCCAGAGCAATGGCAAGGTCCCGGGTTCGTGGTTCGCAATGCCTGTGACCCCGAAGGCAATATCTTCCAGGTCCGCGAGAGCGCGACCTAA
- a CDS encoding energy transducer TonB has translation MKLPRILIALALVCYSAVAVSGQGVVPACKDHLSPIHKVAPKLPPRLHNEFEGKAVVSYLVDINGSVQSPTIVSAEWHPAGRSSGQPVGYIEAILEAVAQWQFAPQAQTCRNQTPVEIIFGDS, from the coding sequence ATGAAATTACCTCGCATCCTGATCGCGCTAGCTCTTGTTTGTTATTCAGCGGTTGCCGTTTCCGGTCAGGGTGTTGTCCCGGCTTGTAAAGACCATCTCTCGCCGATTCACAAGGTCGCCCCGAAGCTTCCGCCTCGCCTACACAACGAGTTCGAGGGAAAAGCTGTTGTCTCGTACCTCGTCGACATCAATGGCAGCGTGCAATCCCCAACCATTGTTTCCGCCGAGTGGCACCCCGCCGGACGCTCGTCCGGCCAGCCCGTCGGCTACATTGAGGCAATCCTTGAGGCTGTCGCGCAGTGGCAATTCGCGCCCCAGGCGCAGACATGCCGCAACCAAACACCAGTGGAGATCATCTTTGGTGACTCATAG
- a CDS encoding GFA family protein — MTAICHCSMCRRANAAPAVAWAMFQEQQVNFTGAHPKLYASSEQAQRGFCETCGTPISFSAAYIPGLIDLTIGSMDQPDTITPQFHYWHSKHLAWAEFADTLPRHPEFPPLAEA; from the coding sequence ATGACCGCAATCTGCCATTGCTCCATGTGCAGACGGGCCAATGCGGCCCCTGCTGTCGCCTGGGCCATGTTCCAGGAGCAACAGGTCAACTTCACAGGCGCCCACCCCAAGCTCTATGCATCCTCAGAGCAGGCGCAGCGGGGCTTCTGTGAGACCTGCGGCACACCGATTTCGTTCTCCGCAGCGTATATCCCCGGCCTGATCGACCTCACCATTGGTAGCATGGACCAGCCGGACACAATCACTCCCCAGTTCCACTACTGGCACTCCAAACACCTCGCTTGGGCGGAGTTCGCGGATACCTTGCCCCGTCATCCTGAGTTTCCACCACTGGCTGAGGCCTAA
- a CDS encoding DUF4145 domain-containing protein translates to MDRRALKIPFTRESTPDWLCPRCRKGLLRFVPGKFHAEERKDSRDAHSHEAWDPDWIEYTYSGLLQCGNDNCGEFVANSGTGGVDIDVVIGDDGEPEQTWGDFFRPKYFQPPLRLIDLPEECPAPVSTPLQESFRLFFSSPAAASNNVRIALEALLTELGVKRFNTKNGKRIFLNLHSRISLLPPKYSELGELLLAIKWLGNAGSHADSAVTIDDVMDAYELIDHVLQELYTQKAKKAKALAKLINKKKGPKG, encoded by the coding sequence TTGGATCGTCGGGCTCTAAAAATCCCTTTTACGCGAGAGAGTACGCCCGACTGGTTGTGCCCGCGCTGCAGGAAGGGTCTGCTTCGGTTTGTCCCAGGGAAGTTCCACGCCGAAGAGCGCAAAGATTCGAGGGATGCGCACAGCCACGAGGCCTGGGACCCAGACTGGATCGAATACACATACTCTGGACTTCTCCAGTGCGGTAACGATAACTGTGGCGAGTTTGTTGCTAACTCGGGCACGGGTGGAGTTGACATTGATGTAGTCATTGGTGACGACGGCGAACCGGAGCAGACTTGGGGTGACTTTTTCCGTCCCAAGTACTTTCAGCCGCCGTTGCGACTTATTGACCTCCCTGAGGAATGCCCGGCTCCCGTCTCTACGCCCTTACAAGAGTCCTTCCGACTGTTCTTCAGCAGCCCTGCCGCTGCGTCCAACAATGTTCGTATCGCCCTTGAGGCTCTGCTGACAGAACTGGGTGTGAAGCGCTTTAACACCAAGAACGGTAAGCGGATATTCCTCAACCTGCACTCACGCATTAGCCTTCTTCCGCCTAAGTACTCTGAGCTTGGAGAGCTTCTGCTGGCCATAAAGTGGCTCGGGAATGCTGGCAGCCATGCAGATAGCGCTGTCACGATAGATGACGTAATGGATGCGTACGAGCTCATAGATCACGTTCTGCAAGAGCTCTATACGCAGAAGGCAAAGAAGGCCAAAGCCCTTGCCAAGCTCATCAACAAAAAGAAGGGGCCAAAAGGGTGA